The following proteins are encoded in a genomic region of Saccharopolyspora antimicrobica:
- a CDS encoding response regulator, with protein sequence MSIRVVVADDQELARSGIAMILDAQPDITVVAEAEDGAAAIEAVRRHEPDIALVDVRMPNVDGIEATKIICATTATKALVLTTFDNDDYVYGALHAGASGFLLKDTRRDDLVHAVRVVCAGESLLAPTVTRRLIDDVVRRNARPPVSPRGLEALTGREREILALLGRGMSNAEIAAELVVSEHTVKSHVSNVLAKLGLRDRIQAVICAYESGLVQPGS encoded by the coding sequence ATGAGCATCCGGGTCGTGGTCGCCGATGACCAGGAGCTCGCCCGCAGCGGGATCGCGATGATCCTCGATGCCCAGCCGGACATCACCGTGGTCGCCGAGGCCGAGGACGGCGCGGCGGCCATCGAGGCGGTGCGGCGGCACGAACCGGACATCGCGCTCGTCGACGTCCGGATGCCGAACGTGGACGGGATCGAGGCGACCAAGATCATCTGCGCCACGACCGCCACCAAGGCGCTCGTGCTGACCACCTTCGACAACGACGACTACGTCTACGGCGCGCTGCACGCCGGTGCCAGCGGATTCCTGCTCAAGGACACCCGCCGCGACGACCTGGTCCACGCCGTGCGGGTCGTGTGCGCCGGGGAATCGCTGCTCGCGCCGACGGTGACGCGGCGGCTCATCGACGACGTCGTCCGGCGCAACGCCCGCCCGCCGGTCAGCCCTCGCGGTCTGGAGGCGCTGACCGGCCGGGAGCGGGAGATCCTCGCGCTGCTCGGCAGGGGCATGTCGAACGCGGAGATCGCCGCGGAGCTGGTGGTCAGCGAGCACACGGTGAAGAGCCACGTCAGCAACGTGCTGGCCAAGCTCGGCCTGCGGGACCGGATCCAGGCGGTCATCTGCGCCTACGAATCCGGTCTCGTCCAGCCCGGTTCCTGA
- a CDS encoding lipid-transfer protein, with protein MSGFSGSAAVVGIGATEFSKGSGRSELQLAAEAVRAALADAGLEPSDVDGLVTFTMDTNTEVAVARELGIPELSFFSRIHYGGGAACATVQQAAMAVATGMAEVVVCYRAFNERSGNRFGQVQSALAGAPTSTGLDNSWTYPMGVATPGAQVAMFARRYMHAYGATSEDFGRVAVADRKHAATNPNAWFYQRPITLADHQASRWITEPLRLLDCCQESDGGVAIVVTSPQRARDLPNPPALVAAAAQGSGSDQFTMTSYYRDDLTELPELGVVARQLWQQAGIGPQEVQVGILYDHFTPFVLVQLEELGFCGRGEAKDFIADGAIELGGRLPLNTHGGQLGEAYIHGMNGIAEAVRQIRGTAVNQVADVGHVLVTAGTGVPTSGLVLAAA; from the coding sequence TCCGGGCGCAGCGAGCTGCAGCTGGCCGCCGAGGCGGTGCGCGCCGCGCTCGCCGACGCCGGACTGGAACCGTCCGATGTGGACGGCCTGGTCACCTTCACCATGGACACCAACACCGAGGTCGCGGTGGCGCGCGAGCTGGGCATCCCGGAGCTGAGCTTCTTCAGCCGGATCCACTACGGCGGCGGCGCGGCGTGCGCGACGGTGCAGCAGGCCGCGATGGCGGTCGCCACCGGGATGGCCGAGGTGGTGGTCTGCTACCGGGCGTTCAACGAGCGCTCCGGCAACCGCTTCGGCCAGGTGCAGTCCGCGCTCGCCGGCGCACCGACCTCGACGGGCCTGGACAACAGCTGGACCTACCCGATGGGCGTGGCCACGCCCGGCGCGCAGGTTGCCATGTTCGCCCGCCGCTACATGCACGCCTACGGCGCGACCAGCGAGGACTTCGGCCGGGTGGCGGTGGCCGACCGCAAGCACGCGGCGACCAACCCGAACGCCTGGTTCTACCAGCGGCCGATCACGCTGGCCGACCACCAGGCCTCGCGCTGGATCACCGAACCGCTGCGACTGCTGGACTGCTGCCAGGAGAGCGACGGCGGTGTGGCCATCGTGGTGACCAGCCCGCAGCGGGCGCGCGACCTGCCGAACCCGCCCGCCCTGGTGGCCGCCGCGGCGCAGGGCAGCGGCAGCGATCAGTTCACCATGACCAGCTACTACCGCGACGACCTCACCGAGCTGCCGGAGCTCGGCGTGGTGGCCCGGCAGCTGTGGCAGCAGGCGGGGATCGGGCCGCAGGAGGTGCAGGTCGGCATCCTCTACGACCACTTCACCCCGTTCGTGCTGGTGCAGCTGGAAGAGCTGGGCTTCTGCGGGCGCGGCGAGGCCAAGGACTTCATCGCCGACGGCGCGATCGAGCTCGGCGGCCGGCTGCCGCTGAACACCCACGGCGGTCAGCTGGGCGAGGCCTACATCCACGGCATGAACGGCATCGCCGAAGCGGTCCGCCAGATCCGCGGCACGGCGGTCAACCAGGTGGCCGACGTCGGCCACGTCCTGGTCACCGCGGGCACCGGAGTGCCCACCAGCGGCCTGGTGCTGGCCGCCGCCTGA
- a CDS encoding helix-turn-helix transcriptional regulator produces MLSLLQSRREWSGAELADRLEVTGRTVRRDVERLRELGYPVSSTTGTAGGYRLASGKNLPPLLLDDDEAVAVAAGLLTAASGSVTGIEESSIRALAKLEQVLPARLRSRVAAVSGATVPMVVRDGPQVDAATLATAAAACRDREVLSFDYVKRDGTAQPRRVEPHSLVAVVGRWYLIAFDPERDDWRTFRADRLHGLLATGRRFEPRELPAADAADYLRRSIADAPYRYTARVAVRAPAESVREHLHPLLPGRVSATGADSCAVELGEDSLSQFTRHITALATLGAEFTVEASDELREQLRAALRRGLDAVG; encoded by the coding sequence CGAGTGGTCCGGCGCCGAGCTCGCCGACCGGCTGGAGGTCACCGGGCGGACCGTGCGGCGGGATGTCGAGCGGTTGCGGGAGCTCGGCTATCCGGTGTCCTCGACGACCGGGACCGCGGGCGGGTACCGGCTGGCCTCCGGCAAGAACCTGCCGCCGCTGCTGCTGGACGACGACGAGGCCGTGGCGGTGGCCGCCGGGCTGCTCACCGCCGCCAGCGGGAGCGTCACCGGCATCGAGGAGAGCTCGATCCGCGCGCTGGCCAAGCTGGAGCAGGTGCTCCCGGCCCGGCTGCGCAGCCGGGTGGCGGCCGTTTCCGGGGCCACCGTGCCGATGGTGGTGCGCGACGGCCCGCAGGTCGACGCCGCGACGCTGGCCACCGCCGCAGCGGCCTGCCGGGATCGCGAAGTGCTGTCCTTCGACTACGTCAAGCGCGACGGCACGGCGCAACCCCGCCGGGTGGAGCCGCACAGCCTGGTCGCCGTCGTCGGCCGGTGGTACCTGATCGCCTTCGACCCGGAGCGCGACGACTGGCGAACCTTCCGCGCCGACCGCCTGCACGGCCTGCTGGCCACCGGCCGCCGCTTCGAGCCGCGCGAGCTGCCCGCCGCCGACGCCGCGGACTACCTCCGCCGCTCCATCGCCGACGCGCCCTACCGCTACACCGCGCGGGTAGCGGTGCGAGCGCCCGCGGAGTCGGTGCGCGAACACCTGCACCCGCTGCTGCCGGGCCGGGTCTCCGCGACCGGCGCCGACAGCTGCGCCGTCGAGCTCGGCGAGGACTCGTTGTCCCAGTTCACCCGGCACATCACCGCTCTGGCCACCCTCGGCGCCGAGTTCACCGTCGAGGCCTCCGACGAGCTGCGGGAGCAGTTGCGCGCCGCCCTGCGCCGGGGGCTCGACGCGGTGGGCTGA